The proteins below come from a single Rosa rugosa chromosome 2, drRosRugo1.1, whole genome shotgun sequence genomic window:
- the LOC133727833 gene encoding E3 ubiquitin-protein ligase ATL6-like produces the protein MRINHGALILVLLLSVLPFRTINNAQPTRRSGSSSSSPPPPPENNKSHAISNDADKRYKIVSLILSSLVLISFCVVGIILPCFYESICFCVNKLCPRRNGLDQAVIETFPVFNYSAVQGLREESAPELVCAVCLNEFSDDETLRVLPCNHVFHPWCIDVWLAHSKTCPVCRARHSRHDSESKPDVRVRAPITDGSNQQAELSEGQGDAGADVVVNVVNEEESCENCRDNYTSRLPEEVRRQLIPNS, from the coding sequence ATGAGAATAAACCATGGCGCCTTGATTCTTGTTCTGCTGCTTTCAGTGCTACCTTTCCGCACCATCAATAATGCTCAGCCTACCAGGCGATCAGGATCATCTTcgtcatcaccaccaccaccaccagagAACAACAAGAGCCATGCGATTAGCAATGATGCCGACAAGCGATACAAAATCGTATCTCTGATATTGAGTTCGCTGGTTCTGATTTCTTTCTGTGTGGTTGGGATTATTCTCCCTTGCTTTTACGAAAGTATATGCTTTTGTGTCAACAAGCTCTGTCCTCGTCGTAACGGTCTAGATCAGGCCGTCATCGAGACCTTCCCTGTCTTTAACTACTCCGCCGTCCAAGGCCTCAGGGAAGAATCAGCACCAGAACTAGTGTGCGCTGTGTGCCTCAATGAGTTTTCGGACGACGAAACCCTGCGTGTGTTGCCATGCAACCATGTTTTCCATCCCTGGTGCATTGATGTCTGGTTGGCCCATAGTAAAACCTGTCCGGTGTGCCGGGCCAGGCACTCGCGTCATGATAGTGAGTCAAAGCCAGACGTACGAGTTCGTGCGCCAATTACAGATGGTTCGAACCAGCAGGCGGAGCTTAGTGAAGGCCAAGGCGACGCCGGCGCGGATGTGGTGGTTAATGTTGTGAATGAAGAAGAGAGTTGCGAAAATTGTAGGGACAATTACACGTCGAGATTGCCGGAAGAAGTGAGGAGGCAGCTAATTCCAAATTCGTAA